In the Paenibacillus sp. FSL R7-0337 genome, CTGGACCTCGGCGGATGTTGCGCCGCTGCGCGGGTATTTGCAGCAGGAACAAATTTTCCAGGGGGATTTAATTGACTGAACAGGCACATCCGGGCACCTGCCTTCATATACTGTGAATGATTGGATATGACAGGAGGTGCTGTAATTGGGTTATCAGCAATATGGAATCAGTCCCCAGCTGGTGGAGCGCATCAAGTTGAAGATGAAGAATCCGGCGGTCAAGGAACGCGTCAAGAATATGATTACCGGCATCTCCAAACAGGAGCTGCAGGATACAGCAGTCGTGCGCAAGCTGGTACGCAATGCCTCGTCGGTGATGCATGAGAAGCTGACGTCTGCACAGGAAGAGCAAATTGTGAAATTCGTCATTGCCCAAAAGATCGACCCCGGCAATACGTTTCACTTAATCCGCTTATGGGGGATGTTCCGCTGACGAAGGCGGGATTCAGTAATCCTCTGATAGGCTTGCAATCCAAAAAGCGTTCCCGTAAGTAACACACGGGAACGCTTTTTACTTATTCTGTGCTGTCCTGGAAGGCCATACTGCTCAGCCCGGCGGCTTATTGCGGAAAAGCGCTGAGATCCGGTTGTTCCGCGCGGCATTGATTACAATCTTGCTGTCCTGATCACAGTCATGCACGATAGAGGCTAGCTGCTCTTCCTCCAGCCTGCTGGCCAGACAGAATACCGTACCTGGCTCACCTTCAGGCCCTGTGGATTTTACGAGCTTCACCTCGCGGTCCAGCGACTGCTGGAGCTTGCGCCGGATCTCCTCGCATTTGCTGCTGGTAATGAACACCGCCTGGGTGAGCGAGAGGTCTCTTAGGGAGAATCGCAGCGCTTCAAAGGCGAGCAGATACGCAATGATACTATACATCGCCTGATCCCAGCCGAATAATGATCCGCCGTAGAGCAGGATGAGCATGTTGAACAGCATAATCGGCATCTCAGCCGATTTGGGCGGTCCTCCGTTCAGCAGCCGTACGCTTTGCTTCTCGCTTCCTGCGGTCAGGCCACCGAAGCGCACAGAGATGCCCAGGCCGAACCCGAGGCATAGACCTCCGGCAATAGCCGCGGGCAGCGGCTCGCTGATTGCCGCCGGGAAATGGTGCAAGGCCAATGACCCTGCCGTCAGACAGATCAGGCCAAGCATCGTATACAAGGCAAAGCGGAGATTAATCTGCCTGCGCGACATTAGAATAAACGGAAGGTTGAACAGGAACAGGAATAATCCAAGCCGCATTTCTGTCATATGGGACAGCAGGGCGGATAATCCGGCAATGCCGCCCGGAAGCAGCTTATGCGGCATCAGGAACAGCTCAAGACCAACAGCTGCAAGTAATCCTCCGCCTACAACGGAGAGCAGACGCAGGGTTTTGGAATAAGGTAAGGGTGCAGCTTTTCTATATCTGACTTTCATAAGATTTCCTCCTTTCAGCAGGAAACCGGTATTTGTGTTGCGGATTAAGGCGATGGCAGCTTCGTTCAGCGTATAGCTAGCTGCTCTCCTACGAAATGTGAATTATATTTGAGGGGAATCATCAGCAGCCGTTTCAGCAGAATGTAAATGAAGGGCAGCAGAGATACACAGAGCAGCAGCCCGGGAGGTCCGGACTCCAGCGTCAGAGGGTTCTCATGGGGAGCAAGCCGGACGGCCTGGGCGTCATAAATCTGCATATGATGAACGCGCACCGGCTGGGCCAGCTTATGCTCATAGCGGTCTAGACGGACAGAATGCATCTCAGGCTCTTGTTCATGCAGCATCTGGAGGGCCATGATCAGAAAAGTCAGCAGCAGTACCGGAAGGAACACAGCCTTCAGCAAATCCAGCAGCGACAGACGCATCCAATCTTTCCTCATGAGAACCCCCCTTTTTTTGAAATAGAAGAATGTATTTATTTAAAGCATATCATAGGATCTTAGCAGGACCAAATATAATACGCTATTATTTCAAGGCCTACGACTGCGAAATAACGAAACCGGAGCTGCTACACTGCGTATTCTCTAGTAAATTGAACTTTTTGTGAAAAAAATATCGGAAGGAGCAGATAATTTGCATAATGCAGGCGTATTTAACGGTTTGTACCCGGCAGCGGCCAGCAGTCAGAGCGGATTTTTCACGGAGGGGCCGTTCTTGTTAAAGCTCATTCTGCTGCTGATCGCAGGCTTTGTTGCATATACCATTTGGAGAGGGCTCAAGACCTGGATGACGAACCAGACCAGTCCTCTGCAATCAAGGGTCGTTACGGCAGTAGCCAAACGGACAGAGGTCTGGGGTGGAAGAGGTCATATGGGGACACATACGAGTTATTATGTGACCTTTGAATTCCATAATGGCAGCCGCAGAGAGCTTGAAGTGAAGCCAAAGGCGTACGCCATGATTGTGGAGGGGGACCGGGGAGAGCTGTCGTATCAGGGCAGCCGGTTCAAAGGGTTCGTGCGGGCGGGGATGCAGAGGGACAGTGGAGTCAGCAGGTGACTATTGACAGAGCATGCCTCCAAGAAGAGTAGGGAGTAACCTTTGGAATAATAATGATTTGAAGCAAAAAAATGCAAGGAAGTGAACCGGCCGCTATGTGAGCGAGCCCGGGCAAGCTTCCTTGCATTTATTGTGTCCGGGTCTAGAGCACGCGCTGCATGTGCAGAATTACGTTGCTCCAATATCCGCTGTCCAGCTCACTGATCTGTACGCCAGGGTCACCCCAGGTGTGAATGAAATTCCCACCGCCGATGTAGATACCGACGTGACCAGGAACCGCGTCGCTCTCGAAACGTCCGGGTACGGTGAAGAAGATCAGATCGCCGGGCTCCAGCGCGCTGCGTGACACCCGTCTGCCGATGTTGTCCTGATCTTTGGCCAGCCGGGGCAGATCCACCCCGAACTTCTGAAAGACATGGCGTGTAAAGGACGAGCAGTCGAAGCGCTTGGTCTCTTCATAGGGTCCGGCGCCGAAATCGTAAGGTACCCCAAGAAACTTTTTGGCATAGGAGACCAACTCGCCTGTGTCCACATTCGATACACTCTGAATCCGCAGCGGCTTCGGAGCTTCTGCCTTGGCGGAATCCTCTGTGCTCTCCCTGTCGGAAGGAGTCGCGATATTAATCTCGCCAGTAACGGGATTCCAGCCGACCTCAGTCTGTAGCAGCTTGGACAAGGCGGTAGGGGTGATATAGATTTGACCTTCACGGCGGACGGGGACATCGGGAAGGGTGATTTTCTGGCCCAATGAGAACACCTGGCTGGAATCCGGCCGCAGCATATACATGACATCACTATAGCCGAGCTTGGTATAGCCGCCGCTTGCCGTGTCATCCTTCATCCGGAAGCCGATGGAGGCGACAGCCGGTTTGAGCGGAATCCAGTACTTGCCTTCCTTGTCGGTAAAAGAATTCTTCTCATAGTAGCTGCCCGCAAAAGTTCCGGTTGGGGTCAGCGAGTTAACCTTGGGAGTGCTGTCCTTGCTGGTGTAGCTGCAGGCGGTTGTTCCCGTAATGGCGGTAACCAGGATAGCGGAGGACAATAACATTTTGCTTGTACGCAGATTGATTATTGGCATTGGGCACGCTCCATTTTCAACTTTAAGGTAAGTTTGTGCAGGACCGCTTTTTTTATGTGCTGCAGGCTTTAGCAAACAATGTCAAGATAAACTGCAGATTGTTGAAGCGGGTGGACATTCATTGTGCGTATTTTGTAAAATATGGCCCCCACTTAAATGATTGACGGGAAATCAACCTACATATAATATATGTTTAATAGATTCGGGGAGCGGATGGGGACAGGGTGCAGGCCTTCGCTTTAATGCTTTTAAAGATGAAAGCGATAATGCTGGACCGCTAGCCCAGGTTCTCGCGCTGAACCCGTACAAGAAGAGGGGTTATCTCATGAAGACAAAGAAGATTTGGATGGGGCTTAGTATGGCGTTGATGCTCGTTGCTGCCGGTTGCGGGAACAATAATGCTCCAGTGAAAAATAACGCGGGCACCGGAAATGCTCCGGCCGCAGCAACGGAAGCTCCAGCCTCGGGTGCAGGCTCAGGCGATGCCAAGTCCTACAAGATTGCTATCTCGCAATATGTTGAGCATCCGTCTCTGGACGCCACCCGCGAGGGATTCCTGGCTGCGCTGAAGGATGCAGGGATTGTCGAAGGGGAGAACCTGAAGGTGGATCTTCAGAACGCCCAGGCTGATCAGGCCAACAACCTGTCCATTGCCCAGAAGATTGCCGGCGACAAGAACGATCTGGTGCTGGGGATTGCGACACCTTCAGCTCAGGCAGTTGTTCAGAAAGTGAAGGACACTCCGATTCTATTCGCTGCGGTAACCGACCCTCTCGATGCCAAGATTGTCAGTGATCTGGAGCATCCCGGAGGCAATGTGTCCGGCGCATCGGATACCAATCCGGAGTCGATTACCCGCCTGATGAACTTCATTGCCACGCAATTTCCCAAGGTGAAGAAGCTGGGCCTGGTCATTAATGAAGGAGAGCCGAATGCTGTAGTTATGGCGGATATCGCCAAAGGTGAGCTGGACAAGCACGGGATTGAGCTGGTGAAGGCGGCGATTACCAATACTTCGGAAGTGAAGCAGGCTGCAGAATCGCTTGTAGGGCGTGTAGATGCGCTGTACATTACGCTTGATAACTCCGTTGTCAGCGGTGTAGACTCGATTATCCAGACGGCTAATGACAACAAGCTTCCGTTCTTCTCGGCAGACCGTGATACGGTGGAGAAGGGTGCTTTTGCTACAGTAGGCTTCAAATACTATGATCATGGCTATCAGGTCGGCCAAATGGCGGTAGAAGTGCTTAAGAACGGAAAGAGTCCCGGTGATATGAAGGTGACGATGCAGGAGAAGCTGGACTTGGTCCTTAACCTCAAGGCAGCGGCAGCACAGGGAATTGAAGTGACCGATGCCATGAAGGCTGAAGTGGCTGACCCGGGCAATAATATTATTCAATAACCTATAGAGTTCATAAACAGGGCGCGTCCGAGGGTGGGCGCCCTTTGCCGCTTGAGGGAGGAAGTCAGCAATGTATAATTCATTAATCGGGGCTCTGGAAATGGGCCTGCTCTACGCATTCATGGCACTTGGGGTGTATATTACCTTCCGTATTCTGGATTTTCCCGATCTGACGGTGGATGGAAGCTTTACAACCGGCGGCGCGATTGCTGCAGTGATGATCAGTAGCGGTTACTCTCCATTACTGGCGACTCTGTGTGCACTGCTCGGCGGAATGGCGGCAGGAATGTGTACCGGTCTGCTCCATACCAAAGGTAAAATCAACGGCCTGTTATCAGGGATTCTGATGATGATAGCCCTGTATTCGATCAATCTGCGGATTCTGGTGAAGCCGAATGTCTCCGTGATGGGGGAGGATACGTTATTCAGCTCCATTAATCCTCTGCTGGTTATGCCTTTTATCGTCGTGCTGGTCAAAATCCTGATGGATCTGTTCTTGCGCACTGATCTGGGGCTGGCCCTGCGGGCCACCGGCGATAACTCGCGGATGATCCGCAGCTTCGGAGTGAACACTGATACAACAACCATTATGGGAATCAGCCTGTCGAACGGGCTGGTGGCGCTCTCGGGCGCATTGATCGCCCAGTATTCTTCCTTCGCCGATGCTTCAATGGGGATAGGGATGATTGTCATCGGGCTTGCATCGGTGATTATCGGGGAAGCGCTCTTCGGTGCGAAGAACGTCTTCCGGGCGACACTGGCTGTATTGCTTGGCTCAATCGTGTACCGGATCGTCGTCGCTCTGGCACTCCGGGTATCTTGGCTTAAGGCTTCCGACCTCAAGCTGATCACCGCAATTATCGTTATTATTGCGCTCGTCTTCCCGTCGGTTCAGCGGTATGTGAAGCAGAAGAGCACGGCCCGCAGACGGACCGCAGAGCTTGCTGAGCTGGCTCAGCGCAGTAAGCAGAGAGGAGGGGCCGCTAATGTTGAAGCTTGATAATGTATGTAAGCTGTTCAACCCCGGCTCACCGGATGAGAAGGTCGCGCTGCTGGGAATTGATCTTGAACTGAACGCCGGGGATTTCGTAACGATTATCGGCAGTAACGGTGCCGGCAAATCTACGCTGATGAATATTATCTCAGGCGTGATGAAGCCCGATCTGGGGGAAGCGCGTATTGAGGGCAGCTCGATCAGCCATCTGGCGGAATACCAGCGCGCACGCTGGATCGGCCGGGTCTTCCAGGACCCGATGGCCGGGACTGCTCCGCATATGACGATTGAGGAGAACCTGGCTATGGCCTACAAGCGGGGCAAGCCCCGCGGGCTGTCCTTGGGTGTCAACGCGCAGAGACGTACGCTGTTCCGCGAACAGCTCAGCCGCCTGGGCATCGGCCTCGAGGACCGGCTCCGGGCCAAGGTGGGGCTGCTCTCGGGAGGCGAGCGTCAGGCGCTGAGCCTGCTGATGGCAACCTTCACCCAGCCGCAGATTCTGCTGCTGGATGAGCATACAGCCGCGCTTGACCCATCGCGCGCGGAGCTAATCACCACCCTTACGGAAACCATTGTCCGTGAGATGAAGCTGACTACGCTGATGGTTACCCATAACATGGATCAGGCGATCCGGCTGGGCAACCGGCTTATCATGATGGATAAAGGGTCGATCATCCTCGATTTCGATGAGACACGCAAGAAGGATCTGACGGTAGAGCGTCTGCTTGGCGAATTCGAAGCGATCAGCGGCCATAAGCTGGCTGACGACCGGATGATGCTGGGCTGATTTTGGATCATTATTCTTTAGCGTTAAGGCTTGATCTGACGCCGGTTCAACCGGCACGGGTCAAGCTTTTTTGAAATATAAAAATTTATATGTTTCACGCTATAACTTATCCTTCTATTTCTCACTGAAACGGTACCGTCCTTTAAAAGGACGGCGCAGCCGTTTCCGTTTTCCATTTCAGGCGCTATGTTCCGATTCACTTCCGGGTATGAGAGGTAAAGTTAAGGGAAAGAACATAACTTGAACATCAAACACCAATGGAGGCGACTGCACATATGACTGCGAAGAAACTGGAAGGCAAGGTAGCGATTGTTACAGGAGGCGGCTCGGGTATCGGCCGGGCATCTGTGCTGGAGTTCGCCAGAAGCGGAGCCAAGGTGGCACTTCTGGACCGGACGGTGGAGAATGCGGAGAAGGTGGCCGCTCAGATCAAGCAGGAGGGCGGAGAAGCCGCAGTGTTTGAATGCGACATTGCTGATCCGCAGCAGGTGGAGCATGCCGTGAACCAGGTAGTGGATAAGTGGGGACAGCTGGATGTGGTCTTCGCCAATGCCGGGATCAACGGCGCCATGACACCGATTGAGACGATGGACATCGAGTCCTGGGACCAGACGATTCAGATTAATCTGCGGGGCACCTTCGCCACCGTCAAATATGCGATTCCCCATCTCAAGGAGAAGGGCGGTAGCATTCTGATCAACAGCTCGATTAACGGCAACCGGGTATTCTCCAATGTCGGGTTCTCTGCATATAGTACAACCAAGGCGGGGCAGGTGGCTTTTATGAAGATGGCTGCGCTTGAGCTGGCCCAGTACAAGATTCGTGTAAACGCTATCTGTCCGGGAGCCATTACCACGAATATAGATGATAATACCTATCCTTCGGATGATCTTAAGGAAGTGCAGATTGAAGTGGAGTTCCCGGATGGCGGGCAGCCGCTGGAGAAAGGGCCGGGGCGACCAGATCAGGTGGCCAAGCTTGCGTTGTTCCTGGCTTCTGACGATTCTGATCATATCACCGGTACGGAAATCTACTGTGACGGAGCAGAATCGCTTCTGCACGGCTAATCCTTCTATAAGTCACTCATCGCTCATATGATGGGATAAGTGAGGTCTTCTCTGAAGCGGACGATGTTCCTTGCCGGGGCCTCAGGCAGTACTGCCTGAAGCTCCCGGTTAGCGGGGATAGGCGTCCGTTTCTTTTTTTGAACAGGGGGCAGAAAATTTCAGTAAAGATTGCAGCGTATTTCAGGTATACTGATTCTATGTGCCATGACGGGCGAGAAAGGAGGAAAATAAATTATGAATATGGACCTGCTGCATACAGAATCAATCATTAAGCTGCTGGTGGCCATGCTGTTCGGGCTGTTCATCGGCATTGACCGCCAATTGAAACAGAAACCGCTGGGAATCCGGACCAGTATGGTCATCAGCATCGCCAGCTGTCTGGTTACCCTGGTATCTATTCACGCGTATGACAAATTCGGTGGACCGGAGCATCCGAGCATGGACCCGATGCGTCTGGCGGCGCAGATCGTCAGCGGCATCGGTTTTTTGGGGGCGGGTGTCATTCTGCGCAGAGGCGGAGATGCCATCTCCGGGCTGACCTCGGCGGCGCTGATCTGGACGGCTTCCGGCATCGGGATTGCGGTCGGAGCGGGCTTTTTTGTAGAGGCGGGTTATGCGGTTATACTGCTTATGTTCGCGGTTAACGCTGTACCTCATCTGATCAAGGCCATCGGACCTGAGGTGCTGAACAAGCACGAGATCTCCATCAAAATCATTATGGAACCCAACTATATCCTGACGGATGTCATCCAGAAGATTGAGCAACGGAATGTCATGACCGACCAGCGCAAAACGCGCAAAACCGGCCGGACCATCCGGCGGATGAAGATCAAGGATCTCGATGATGGCAGGCAAATGATCGATATGGTCGTCTCTGCGCCAGACAAGGATTATGCTACGGAAATCTATTATGATGTCAAAAAAATCGAGCATGTCATGAGTGTCGAAGTGGAGCAGCTGTAAAAATGGCATGTCTCCATTCCGGCAGATGTGGTACTCTATCTATGAGAGAGTCATTTTGAACATATGGAAGGGGATTAATGTAATGACATCGATTACAGCATTTGAAGGACACTATGAGGGCGAAGCTGCTGTCTGGCTGAAGGCTGGCCGTTATGAAGCGGCTATTCTGCCGGGCATCGGCGGGAATCTGATCTGCTTCCGTGATACTGAGAGCGGTTACCGTTTCCTGCATGAGCCGGGCGCGGAGGAGATGGAAGCATTCAAGGCGAACCCGGGCATTCACGGCATTCCTGTGCTATTTCCGCCTAACCGCTATGAGGATGGAGAGTTCCCTTGGAACGGACAGACCTACCACCTGCCAGTCAATGAAGCTAAGACCGGCAATCATCTGCACGGCTTCCTACATACAGCTGCATGGGAGGTAGAGGAATTCGGCACCGGCAAAAGTGAAAGCTTCGTCACTGTAGCTATTAAGGTGGATGAGAATCATCCGTCCTATCAGTACCTGCCGTTCAAATACACGGTCAAGCTGCGCTACTCGCTCGGTGAAAGCGGCCTGTCCCAGCAGCTGCTGGTCCACAATGACGGCGATGTGCTGATGCCTTGCCTGCTGGCGTTCCATACGGCTATTAATGCTCCATTCGCACCAGGCAGCAGCGCGCAGGATTACCGTGTTAAGCTGACGATTGGCGAACGTTGGGAGCTTAATGAGCGGATGCTGCCAACCGGTAAATTCCAGGAGCTGACGGCCGATGAGGTGGCTCTGCGCGGCGAAGGATTGTATCCGTTCTACGCGTCGATGGACAACCACTATACTGCAGCCGCCCAGAATGGACGGAACCGGATGGAGCTTACCGACAGTAAGGCTGGAGTTACGCTGGTGTATGATGTGGGCACCTCGTATAAGCAATGGATGATCTGGAACAACGGCGCGACCGAAGGCTTCTTCTGCCCTGAACCGCAGATCAACCTGGTGAATGCGCCGAAGGTGGATCTGCCTGCTGATGACATCGGTTTGTTCGGGCTGGAGCCTGGGGAATATTGGGAGGAGAGCAGCCGGATATACGTGAAGTAGGCTTAGGCTCGGGCGTCATTCCGGTGAATATTTGGACTTCCGGCCGCTGCCGCTCCTACAGTTCCAAAATTCCCCTCCAATCCTTTGGCCTAATTAAGTTATTATCCTTTTCAGTCTATCCCGCTGGGATGAGAGTAGAAAATAGAGAACAGAGCAGCGTCTGAAATTTGGATGCTGCTCTCTTTTTTGTAGCGGTGTGCCCAATTGGATGCTAAATTTTAAGGCGGTTTTAAGCTAAAAGGCGTATACTACTCCTTTAACAGTTAGGAGTGAATGAACTTGTCACGGTTATTGCCATCGAAGCGTTTGTCGTATTTATTGATTATTTTGCTGGCTATAGGGTTTGGGCTGAATTTGTTTTTGCAGACTGCCTCTTTTCGGATGGATGTGCTTCATACGCTAAAGTGGGTTGGCGCTTATCCTTGGCTGTATTGTACTGGAAGTCTGTTTATTTTCTTCATCCTGCTCTTAAGCTCAGTGATTGTGCCGAACGCGTATGCGGGACCGGCAGTGGTCTCGGCGCTGTTCGTTCTGCTTGGGATTGCCAGTGATCAGAAGCTGGCTACGAGAGGCGAACCGCTGTTTCCGTGGGATCTGATGCTGCTGAAGAATGCCGGTGAGATGAGTAAAATCACCAGCGGGATGATCTCTCCGCTTGCTATAGGGGCCGCTGTTCTGCTGGTTGCCGGTCTGGTCCTTGTGATTATTAAGCTGCCGAAGAACCGGATCAGACTGTCCTTGCGCGTGACGCTGGCGGGGATCTCTGTAGGGCTCAGCGCATGGTTTCTTGTGCTGGTTACCGGTCAATCTCCTGTTGTTGCAGCGATGAGCTATCAGAACATCTTCTGGAATCAGAAGGTGAATTATACCCAGAACGGGTTCGTATATGCCTTCGCCGGGAATCTGCGGCAGAGCCTGATGGACAAGCCGGAGGGCTACAGCCGTGAAGCGGTTGAAGCGGTGGCTGCTAAGTATTCGGCATTGCCCGATGTGCAGGTGCAGGCCGCGCCGGAGGAGCAGCCGAACATTATGTTTATGATGAATGAGGCGTTCTTTGACCCTACGCGCCTGCCTGGGTATACATTAAGCGAGGATCCGCTGAAGTTCATCCATGCGGTGGCGGGCCAGACGCCGTCCGGTTATTTGCTCTCCCCGGAATTCGGAGGCAATACGGCTAATGTGGAGTTCGAGGCCCTGACCGGGCTTTCGATGTATTTTCTGGGGGATGGAACCATTCCTTATCAACAGCGCATCGTCAAAATGTCCTCCCTGCCGTCGATCGTCAGTATTCTGAAGGACAGAGGGTATGAGGCACTGGCGCTGCACCCGTTCGATGAGACCTTCTATAACCGGAACCGTGTGTATCCGGTGCTGGGCTTCGACCGCTTCACGAGTGAGAAGGATCTGCCGGACGCTGACCGCCTGACTCCAGGGGGGTATGTCTCGGATAAAGCGGCTGTACAGGAGGCAGTCCGGCAGCTTCAAGCGGCTTCGGGCCCGGCATTCCTGCATCTGGTGACGATGCAGAATCATTTTCCATTCACCAAAGGCCTGAACGGACCGAACACGATCACCGTCCAAGGAGGCCTGCCGGAGCAGAAGGATGAGCTGGAGACTTATATACAGGACACCAAGTTGACAGACGAGGCCATGGCTTATCTCCAGCAGGAGCTGCTGAAGATAAAGCGTCCGACCCTTGCGGTGTTCTGGGGAGATCATCTGCCTGCGCTCAGCGCCGGGATCTATACCGCAGCAGGCTGGGATCAGGAGCCAAGGCTGAAGCATGAGACGAAGCTGTTGGTGCTCGCTAACTTTGAGATCGGGAAGGAGCCGCTCGGGACGCTTAGCCCGGCCTTCCTCGGCCCTGCAGTCTTCCGGTTATCCGGGCAGACGCTGCCAGCCTTCTACAAGCTACTGGAGCAGGTACGGGCGGAAATTCCCGGACTCAGCAAAAAGGTGCTGATCGGGCCGGGCGATACCGGAATCCTGAAGGAGTTAACCCCGGAGCAGCAGGCGCTGCTGAATGACTACCGTCTAGTTGAATATGACCTGCTGGAAGGGGAGAAGTACGCGGAGTCTCTGATGTTCTGAGCACTCCGTCAGGGCTTAGCGCAGCCCCACATCATGGAAGCGGTTCTCGATCGGCTCCCGCAGCAGCAGACGGATGGACTGGATCGCTGCGGTCTCTATACGCTTGGCTTCCCGGAGGAGCGGCAGCAGGCTCTCAGCATCAATGGAACATGGTGCCTCTGGAGCTTGCACGAGCCTCTCGTTAAGAGTGTCTGTAATTTCATTATAGACAGCGGCTAGAGCCGTATAATGTTCGGCAATCCCCTCGAGCTCGGGCCAGTACAGGCTGGCTTCCCTGGCGTAGGCTGCCGTATCCTGTTTCATACCAGCATAGAAGACCAGCGTCTCATAGGCTCCGGCAGCATCATAGGTCTTATCCGCCAAGGCTTCAAGCAAAGCATCATAGGCCTTGAGGCCGCAGGCATATTGCGATTCCGGCAGCATCAGATCATGGACCTCTGCCTTGT is a window encoding:
- a CDS encoding LTA synthase family protein — protein: MSRLLPSKRLSYLLIILLAIGFGLNLFLQTASFRMDVLHTLKWVGAYPWLYCTGSLFIFFILLLSSVIVPNAYAGPAVVSALFVLLGIASDQKLATRGEPLFPWDLMLLKNAGEMSKITSGMISPLAIGAAVLLVAGLVLVIIKLPKNRIRLSLRVTLAGISVGLSAWFLVLVTGQSPVVAAMSYQNIFWNQKVNYTQNGFVYAFAGNLRQSLMDKPEGYSREAVEAVAAKYSALPDVQVQAAPEEQPNIMFMMNEAFFDPTRLPGYTLSEDPLKFIHAVAGQTPSGYLLSPEFGGNTANVEFEALTGLSMYFLGDGTIPYQQRIVKMSSLPSIVSILKDRGYEALALHPFDETFYNRNRVYPVLGFDRFTSEKDLPDADRLTPGGYVSDKAAVQEAVRQLQAASGPAFLHLVTMQNHFPFTKGLNGPNTITVQGGLPEQKDELETYIQDTKLTDEAMAYLQQELLKIKRPTLAVFWGDHLPALSAGIYTAAGWDQEPRLKHETKLLVLANFEIGKEPLGTLSPAFLGPAVFRLSGQTLPAFYKLLEQVRAEIPGLSKKVLIGPGDTGILKELTPEQQALLNDYRLVEYDLLEGEKYAESLMF